In Trichlorobacter lovleyi, the DNA window TGGCTGCCTTGGCATCCTTGGCGGCGAAGAGGTAAGGCTTACCCTGGGTGGTCTCGTAGGCATAATTCCACCAGGCAATAAAGGTCTGGTGGTCACCTGATGGGGGTCGCTTCGATTTTGGAGAAGCGACAAGAGATTCTTTAAATCTATATCTACTAAGTAGCTGTGGAGTGACTGCGGAATCAGTGTGGAGTGATTGTGGAATATCTTCTTGCAACCCATTACTATTATTTATATTTGCCGTGGAGTCAGTGCGGAATGGTTGTGGAGCCAGTGCGGAATTGCCTGATTGTGGAATATCGCCTTGTAATGCGCTGTTATTATTTTCTTTTTGTGCGGAAGTCAGAGTCACTATCATTTGCAAGTCCAGAAATGTTTTTACCGTTTTTGAATCCCAAGAAAATATTCGCCCATACTCACGCATAGACCGAACAGTCCCGTCTTGCCGGTCGGCTGTTATCCGTGCTGCGGCCTCTAGCCTGGTGTAGGGGCGGTCTGTTGGTAGTGTGGTCAACAGGTCTCGGTTAATGGGAATCCACTGCATCTATGAGCCTCAGTCATGCCTCAGAAAAATATGCGGGAAGGGGAGTTGAGGCGGACTCTCCGTATCGTCTGGCCGGACTATCCCGCAGGCCGTAAAAACCTAAGTTCACCTAACATTTTCAGCGGCTTGTTTAGATGTTGACATTTGATGACATTTTCAGCCGCCTACTCAAGCTTGCTCGTCTGCGGTCTCGGGATTATCCTCTGCGTCCATGCGCCAGACGGCATCCCAGCCATACGCCTCAATCGCCAGCTCCATCAGGTCAGAGCCACGCCATAACCAGACTTCGCCATGCCGGATAAGATCGGGACGCTGTAGTTTGCGCCCGGTCCTCTGGAACAATTCAGCTTTAGTAAATGCCGTGGAGATCGCGTTGCGGACACTTTGCGGAACATTGCCGCCAATCGTAGGGCGGTGGTTAGGATCAGCGGCAGCGTCTCGCCATCCGAAGCCTCCAAAATCTGGCAGCGGTGGCCCATCATCACCACGCGGGCCGGGTGGTTCTTGGGCCTGCAGCTCTTGAATCTGCCTGATCAACTCGTCTATGCGCGCGCGACTCATTGGGTGATGCCTCTCTCGATCAGGTTGATGATCTCGTCAGTGCGGAAGCGGGTGGTCTTCCCGGTCAGCTTCACCGGGTTGAGGTGTCCAGCCTTCGCAAGGTTCCACACGGAAGTCCGGCAGATCCCGAGGGCGGCTGCTGC includes these proteins:
- a CDS encoding helix-turn-helix transcriptional regulator produces the protein MDTRTQLTPGTLTTDKNAAAALGICRTSVWNLAKAGHLNPVKLTGKTTRFRTDEIINLIERGITQ